The Hippopotamus amphibius kiboko isolate mHipAmp2 chromosome 3, mHipAmp2.hap2, whole genome shotgun sequence genomic interval CAACAGCGCAGCTGCCTCTGAATAAAATCAATAGCCCAGCTAGCAGCATCAGGGTTGGTTCCATTGTAGGTCTCATATACTTTCTGAATGCTGCGATCAACCTCATTTACCACCTTCGCTCTGTAAACATATCCCCACACCACTACAACAACTTCTGTGACAAAAGCCAAGAGTAGGATGATGACAAACGTGGCAAGTCCACATCGGCTTTCCCGGATTGTGGCACAGCAGCCAATTAGCCCAATAGTGAAGAGCAGAGCCCCTACAGCTATGATCTCACCACAGCAGGGATGAGGGTGTACACATCTTCAAAGAAGGAGTCATAGTCGTCGTAAGTGATGAAGACATGGGCTCCCACGTAGCATAAAATGCCAGCTGTTCCCCAGGAGATGAGGTTGAGCAACACCAGCACGgtcttggaggaggtgatgccGCATTGGCCTGTGGGGTCGGCTGGGGCCCTGCTCGGCCAGCGGGAGGCGCTCACCCAGC includes:
- the LOC130850122 gene encoding tetraspanin-3-like — translated: MSSSLTTTMTPSLKMCTPSSLLFTIGLIGCCATIRESRCGLATFVIILLLAFVTEVVVVVWGYVYRAKVVNEVDRSIQKVYETYNGTNPDAASWAIDFIQRQLRCCGIHNYSDWENTDWFKETKNQNVPLSCCREAASSCHGSLAHPSDLCAEGCEALAVRKLREIMMHVIWAVLAFAAVQLLGMLCACIALCRRSRDSA